Proteins encoded by one window of Fibrobacterota bacterium:
- a CDS encoding nitrous oxide reductase accessory protein NosL, whose translation MIILANHRNESGAQTGRSWGATLLLVAAGLCLALSILFPIWRITLEAPQYPEGLGMYIHARTIDGLNPHDLETINELNHYIGMKKIVPSAIPELRFISPLILAFAALSLLAAFRPRAWSTGLLLAALSGAGAVGMYDFWRWEYDYGHNLNPMAAIKVPGMSYQPPLLGEAHLLNFVSQSWPAIGGCLLFEAGILIALSLALSLARDRGWRLLPRFGRAARGVSIAALGLLFATGCGSRGPVPFQWGEDACRFCKMILAEKGFAAQRINSKGKVYKYDSIECLLADLKANPPQAGERLYVSDRSRPEAPLAEAGTVHYLRGGSLASPMGQSLAAFASEDSVRAWQARLGGDRLEWDRLRIR comes from the coding sequence ATGATCATCCTAGCGAACCACAGGAACGAAAGCGGCGCCCAGACCGGGCGGTCCTGGGGCGCGACACTCCTCCTCGTTGCGGCGGGGCTTTGCCTCGCCCTTTCCATCCTCTTCCCGATCTGGCGCATCACCTTGGAGGCCCCGCAGTATCCGGAAGGCCTGGGGATGTATATCCATGCGCGCACCATCGACGGCTTGAATCCCCACGACCTGGAAACCATCAATGAACTGAACCATTACATCGGCATGAAGAAGATCGTGCCCTCGGCCATCCCCGAGCTGCGTTTCATCTCCCCGCTCATCCTCGCCTTCGCGGCCCTCTCCCTGCTGGCCGCGTTCCGGCCCCGGGCTTGGTCGACCGGGCTCTTGTTGGCCGCGCTGTCGGGCGCCGGCGCGGTAGGCATGTACGATTTCTGGCGCTGGGAATACGATTACGGGCACAACCTGAACCCAATGGCGGCCATCAAGGTGCCGGGCATGAGTTACCAGCCGCCTCTGCTCGGCGAAGCCCATCTGCTCAACTTCGTTTCGCAATCCTGGCCGGCTATAGGGGGCTGCCTGCTTTTCGAAGCGGGAATCCTCATCGCCCTTTCGCTGGCGCTGTCTCTCGCGCGCGATCGCGGTTGGCGCTTGTTACCCCGCTTCGGCCGCGCGGCGCGCGGCGTTTCCATCGCCGCCCTTGGCCTCCTGTTCGCCACGGGTTGCGGATCGCGAGGACCCGTCCCCTTCCAATGGGGCGAGGATGCCTGCCGCTTCTGCAAGATGATCCTGGCGGAAAAGGGCTTCGCCGCCCAGCGCATCAATTCCAAAGGCAAGGTCTACAAGTACGACTCCATCGAATGCCTGTTGGCGGATCTCAAAGCGAATCCTCCCCAGGCGGGCGAGCGCCTATACGTGAGCGATCGCAGCCGGCCCGAAGCGCCTTTGGCCGAAGCAGGGACCGTACATTACTTGCGGGGCGGATCCCTGGCGAGCCCGATGGGGCAGTCGCTGGCCGCCTTCGCATCCGAGGATTCCGTCCGGGCCTGGCAAGCCCGCTTGGGCGGGGACAGGTTGGAATGGGATCGGCTGCGCATTCGGTGA
- the nosD gene encoding nitrous oxide reductase family maturation protein NosD, giving the protein MGSAAHSVIAVAIISVITSAAAADTLSVGAGHPFSRIADALARAHDGDVISVGAGSYPDTGLVISKRVSLEGHGWPVLDARGGGTLIDIRADGAKVSGMVLRGVGTSYMKEVGGVWITGAADVTVAGNRFEKDFFGVYGAQARRARIEGNSFTGLGGKESSNGNGVHFWKSDSVRVIGNSIRGHRDGIYLEFTGNSEVTGDTCEGNVRYGLHFMYSHGNRYLGNLFRRNGSGVAVMYSRDVDMRGNRFEENWGAASYGLLLKSISGSRIEDNRFVRNTVAVFQEGSSRIEMRGNLFRANGWALRIVADCDSSRFEGNRFEGNTFDVAYNASPDNTNVFSGNVWDKYQGWDLDKDGIGDVPHRPVELFPTLMQEHPQAMVLLRSHFVTLLNVLERMFPTLSPASLQDERPIMPSARPRPVVPGSAAPSASGRGGSSAMEAS; this is encoded by the coding sequence ATGGGATCGGCTGCGCATTCGGTGATCGCCGTCGCGATTATTTCCGTTATTACGTCAGCCGCCGCCGCCGATACCCTCTCGGTCGGGGCCGGGCACCCTTTCTCGCGCATCGCCGATGCCCTGGCGCGGGCCCATGACGGCGACGTCATCTCGGTTGGGGCGGGAAGTTATCCGGATACGGGACTGGTGATAAGCAAACGGGTTTCCCTCGAAGGCCATGGCTGGCCGGTGCTGGACGCCCGCGGGGGCGGAACCTTGATCGACATCCGCGCGGACGGGGCGAAGGTTTCGGGAATGGTTTTGCGCGGCGTGGGCACCAGCTATATGAAGGAAGTGGGCGGCGTGTGGATCACGGGCGCGGCCGACGTCACCGTGGCTGGCAACCGCTTCGAGAAGGACTTCTTCGGCGTCTATGGGGCGCAGGCGCGGCGGGCCCGCATCGAAGGGAACTCCTTCACGGGATTGGGCGGTAAGGAATCGTCCAACGGCAACGGAGTGCATTTCTGGAAAAGCGATAGCGTACGGGTGATCGGGAATTCCATCCGCGGGCACCGCGACGGCATCTACCTGGAATTCACCGGCAACAGCGAAGTGACGGGGGATACTTGCGAAGGCAACGTCCGCTACGGATTGCATTTCATGTATTCCCATGGCAACCGTTACCTGGGCAATCTTTTCCGCCGCAACGGATCCGGTGTAGCCGTGATGTATTCTCGCGACGTGGACATGCGCGGGAACCGCTTCGAAGAGAATTGGGGCGCAGCCAGCTACGGGCTTCTGCTCAAGTCCATTTCGGGAAGCCGCATCGAGGATAACCGCTTCGTTCGCAATACCGTGGCGGTTTTCCAGGAGGGCAGCAGCCGCATCGAAATGCGCGGCAACCTGTTCCGGGCCAATGGTTGGGCCCTGCGCATCGTGGCCGACTGCGATTCCAGCCGTTTCGAGGGCAATCGCTTCGAGGGGAACACCTTCGACGTGGCTTACAACGCGAGCCCGGACAATACCAACGTCTTTTCCGGCAACGTTTGGGACAAATACCAAGGCTGGGACCTGGACAAGGATGGCATCGGGGACGTTCCCCACCGGCCCGTCGAGCTTTTCCCCACCCTCATGCAAGAGCATCCCCAGGCCATGGTGCTGCTCCGCAGCCACTTCGTGACCTTGCTGAACGTGCTGGAACGCATGTTCCCCACCTTGTCGCCCGCCTCCCTGCAGGACGAACGGCCGATCATGCCTTCGGCCCGGCCTCGGCCCGTCGTCCCCGGGTCGGCCGCACCGTCGGCTTCTGGTCGGGGCGGATCCTCCGCCATGGAGGCATCATGA
- a CDS encoding ABC transporter ATP-binding protein yields the protein MKGALSIGKGPVLEARGLSKAYGKKRVLRGFDLEAAAGSVTAILGPNGSGKTTFMRCLLGLHVFQEGSISVLGEDVRRGSAYRRHIGYMPQVPSFPENLSVREIAELVSRVRGVKPDFARGGGLGVEEFLDQKWKTLSGGMKQKVNASLAVAFDAPLLVLDEPTASLDPASRLKLVDLLRAEKARGKCILLSTHVLGDLWELADRLAFLREGQVRVLKADSIPGMATDIGLFERSVAAELESAS from the coding sequence ATGAAAGGAGCCCTATCCATCGGCAAAGGCCCGGTCCTGGAAGCGCGCGGCTTGTCCAAGGCTTACGGCAAAAAACGGGTGCTGCGCGGCTTCGACCTGGAAGCCGCGGCGGGATCGGTCACCGCCATCCTGGGCCCGAACGGCAGCGGCAAGACCACCTTCATGCGTTGCCTGCTGGGCCTGCACGTATTCCAGGAAGGATCCATCTCGGTCCTGGGCGAAGATGTCCGGCGCGGCTCCGCCTACCGGCGCCACATCGGATACATGCCGCAGGTCCCCAGCTTCCCCGAGAACCTGAGCGTACGCGAAATCGCCGAGCTGGTCTCCCGCGTGCGCGGCGTGAAGCCCGATTTCGCCCGCGGCGGCGGCTTGGGCGTGGAAGAGTTCCTCGATCAAAAGTGGAAGACCCTGTCGGGCGGCATGAAGCAGAAGGTGAACGCGTCCTTGGCGGTGGCCTTCGACGCGCCTTTGCTGGTCCTCGACGAACCGACGGCCAGCCTCGATCCGGCTTCGCGCCTCAAGCTCGTGGATCTGTTGCGCGCTGAAAAGGCACGCGGGAAATGCATCCTCCTCTCCACCCACGTTCTGGGCGACCTATGGGAACTGGCCGATCGCCTGGCCTTCCTGCGCGAGGGGCAAGTACGCGTCCTGAAGGCGGATTCCATCCCCGGTATGGCTACCGATATCGGGCTATTCGAACGCAGCGTCGCCGCTGAATTGGAGTCGGCATCGTGA
- a CDS encoding ABC transporter permease subunit — translation MIAVLRFCLKDLLRSRFIAAYFLFHLAAGFALMRYAPTASAGFGALLSLILFLGPLCSIVFGTLYFYQARGFQELMLAQPVGRGALLAGQGLALAIAFCSAFGLGLGISTLAAGFHGSGDVMLLVLFLVGGTLLHLCFLALAFLIALSVDDRLKGFSTSLVVWLVLVFLYDGALLAIITALSDYPLDRFTIGAILLNPVDLERILVLMQLDASALLGYTGAVFRRFFGTSLGIGAALLAMTAWVAAPTGLFFLRLRKKDF, via the coding sequence GTGATCGCCGTCCTGCGCTTCTGCCTCAAGGACCTGCTCCGCAGCCGCTTCATCGCGGCCTATTTCCTGTTCCATTTGGCCGCCGGCTTCGCCCTCATGCGCTACGCGCCCACCGCCTCGGCCGGGTTCGGCGCCCTGCTCAGCCTCATCCTGTTCCTGGGCCCCTTGTGCTCCATCGTATTCGGCACCCTCTACTTCTACCAGGCCCGCGGCTTCCAGGAATTGATGTTGGCCCAGCCCGTGGGACGCGGAGCCCTGCTAGCGGGCCAAGGCCTGGCCCTCGCCATCGCCTTCTGCTCCGCTTTCGGCCTAGGTCTGGGGATCTCCACCTTAGCCGCGGGATTCCATGGCAGCGGCGATGTCATGCTCTTGGTCCTGTTCCTCGTCGGCGGGACGTTGCTGCACCTCTGCTTTCTCGCCCTCGCCTTCCTCATCGCCCTATCGGTGGACGATCGCCTCAAAGGCTTTTCCACCAGCCTGGTGGTCTGGCTGGTCCTGGTCTTCCTGTACGATGGGGCTTTGCTGGCGATCATCACCGCCCTGTCGGATTATCCACTGGACCGCTTTACCATCGGGGCCATCCTCTTGAACCCGGTCGATCTGGAACGCATCCTGGTCTTGATGCAATTGGATGCTTCCGCCTTGCTGGGATATACGGGAGCGGTTTTCCGCCGATTCTTCGGGACCTCGCTGGGAATCGGGGCCGCCCTGCTGGCGATGACGGCATGGGTGGCCGCGCCCACGGGCCTCTTTTTCCTTCGGTTGCGCAAAAAGGATTTCTGA
- a CDS encoding helix-turn-helix transcriptional regulator produces the protein MVSSFAILAEPNRRTILSLLASSERSVGEIEHHLRMPQTSVSKHLRVLRDAGFVEARIEAQRRVYRIRPEPLKEVDAWLAPFRALWSAHVDALERHLDNMDKPSRKGKKR, from the coding sequence ATGGTATCTTCATTCGCCATTCTCGCGGAACCGAACCGCCGGACCATCCTTAGCTTATTGGCTTCCTCGGAGCGTTCGGTCGGCGAGATCGAACACCACCTACGCATGCCCCAGACCTCCGTATCCAAGCACCTGCGCGTACTGCGGGACGCAGGGTTCGTGGAGGCCCGCATCGAAGCCCAACGCCGCGTCTACCGTATCCGGCCCGAACCGCTCAAAGAGGTCGACGCCTGGCTGGCGCCGTTCCGGGCCTTATGGTCGGCCCACGTGGATGCGCTCGAACGCCACCTCGACAACATGGATAAGCCATCCAGGAAAGGAAAGAAAAGATGA
- a CDS encoding SRPBCC domain-containing protein encodes MSNREAYAPGPAAGAEIRKEAEVWTLVLTRDLRHPPAKVWTALTEPGHLREWAPFDSDRSLAAIGPAKLTTVGAPTPMISESQVTRADAPKLLEFTWGGANVRWELEAHGNGGTRLKLWHNINRGFISMGAAGWHICLEVLDRMLAGDPVGRTVGPKAMQVDGWQRLLGDYSKLLGVEAPSWPPQSKP; translated from the coding sequence ATGAGCAACCGAGAAGCGTACGCCCCCGGACCCGCGGCCGGCGCCGAGATCCGGAAGGAGGCTGAGGTTTGGACCCTCGTCCTCACCCGTGATCTACGCCACCCTCCGGCTAAGGTGTGGACGGCCCTGACGGAACCCGGACATCTCCGCGAATGGGCGCCTTTCGATTCCGACCGCAGCCTCGCCGCCATCGGTCCCGCGAAACTTACGACGGTGGGAGCCCCCACCCCTATGATCTCGGAGAGCCAGGTGACGCGGGCGGACGCGCCCAAGCTCCTCGAATTCACCTGGGGCGGGGCCAATGTCCGGTGGGAGCTGGAAGCGCATGGAAACGGCGGGACCCGGCTCAAGCTCTGGCATAACATCAATCGCGGCTTCATTTCGATGGGCGCGGCGGGCTGGCACATCTGCTTGGAGGTACTGGACCGGATGCTCGCGGGCGATCCGGTCGGCCGCACCGTCGGCCCCAAAGCCATGCAGGTCGACGGCTGGCAACGCCTGCTCGGCGATTACTCGAAGCTCCTGGGCGTGGAAGCGCCCAGTTGGCCGCCCCAAAGCAAACCCTGA
- a CDS encoding DoxX family protein has product MNVLLWILQIILALHTIMGAVWKFSHSEQSVPSLKAIPHGLWMGLIAVELACAAALVLPLLLKSMGNLAPTAALVIAAEMALFSVVHLMSGDTNHGQLIYWVVVAAFCAFIAYGRLALKPI; this is encoded by the coding sequence ATGAACGTTCTATTGTGGATCCTGCAAATCATTCTCGCGCTGCACACCATCATGGGGGCGGTATGGAAGTTCTCCCATTCCGAACAAAGCGTACCTTCATTGAAAGCGATTCCGCATGGGCTCTGGATGGGCTTGATTGCCGTCGAGCTGGCCTGCGCGGCGGCCCTGGTGCTGCCGTTGCTCCTGAAATCCATGGGAAATTTGGCGCCTACGGCGGCGCTGGTCATCGCCGCGGAGATGGCGCTCTTCTCGGTGGTGCACCTGATGTCCGGGGATACCAACCACGGACAGCTCATCTATTGGGTCGTGGTGGCGGCCTTCTGCGCGTTCATCGCCTACGGCAGGCTGGCTCTGAAGCCGATATAG
- a CDS encoding SRPBCC domain-containing protein has product MTKPKKTIEVKVERTIPAPPGEVFDAWLNPKVPGTPWYEGDKLLLDPQVDGLFYWLITGTAHYGRFTKMVRGVRIENTWMSRYTNGEESNVIVTFKKKGAETLMTLLHSGLPDDEGGRGHEGGWNYFLDKFPKSFGKASGKKATKRKK; this is encoded by the coding sequence ATGACGAAGCCGAAGAAGACCATCGAAGTCAAGGTAGAGCGGACCATCCCTGCGCCCCCTGGCGAAGTATTCGATGCCTGGTTGAATCCGAAAGTCCCCGGCACCCCCTGGTACGAGGGCGATAAGCTGCTTCTGGATCCGCAAGTGGATGGATTATTTTACTGGCTCATCACCGGAACGGCCCACTATGGGCGCTTCACGAAGATGGTGCGCGGTGTCCGCATCGAGAATACGTGGATGTCGCGGTACACGAACGGGGAAGAATCGAACGTGATCGTGACCTTCAAGAAAAAGGGAGCGGAAACCCTGATGACCTTGCTGCATTCCGGCCTTCCGGACGATGAAGGCGGCCGTGGGCACGAGGGGGGATGGAACTATTTCCTGGATAAGTTCCCCAAGAGCTTCGGGAAGGCTTCCGGGAAGAAAGCGACGAAGAGGAAGAAGTAG
- a CDS encoding winged helix-turn-helix transcriptional regulator — MDRLTDVLTALSHPTRRAIIGQLANGPARFTDVAKSFDTALNAVTKHLKLLERAGLIERRKEGREVFISFQGDPLREVAVWMHRYERFWNARLDRFEQHFQEKKTKKEKKP; from the coding sequence GTGGATCGACTTACCGATGTTCTGACCGCCCTCTCGCACCCGACGCGACGCGCCATTATCGGGCAACTGGCCAATGGGCCGGCCCGGTTCACCGACGTCGCCAAATCGTTCGACACGGCCCTGAACGCCGTCACCAAGCATTTGAAGCTGCTCGAAAGGGCCGGCCTTATCGAACGCAGGAAAGAGGGGCGGGAAGTCTTCATTTCGTTCCAAGGCGATCCCCTCCGGGAAGTCGCGGTATGGATGCATAGGTATGAGCGTTTCTGGAACGCGCGCCTCGACCGTTTCGAACAACATTTCCAGGAAAAGAAAACCAAGAAGGAGAAGAAGCCATGA
- a CDS encoding Rrf2 family transcriptional regulator yields the protein MVLKNQVEWALHCCSMLAGLPQGKYLAAKDLAEFHGVPKEYLGKALQRLSAAGLVESTLGPAGGYRLAKPVAAITFLDIVEAVEGRRVTFACTEIRMNSPCRVGKRGTGKPCSIAQAMYDADEAWRSHLRSLTVESMLAGAQLPKEQVDATKRWVEQRLK from the coding sequence ATGGTCCTCAAGAACCAGGTGGAATGGGCCCTCCATTGCTGCAGCATGCTGGCGGGCCTGCCCCAGGGGAAATACCTGGCCGCGAAGGATCTTGCCGAGTTCCACGGCGTGCCCAAGGAATACCTGGGCAAGGCCTTGCAACGCCTTTCCGCGGCCGGTTTGGTCGAATCCACCCTGGGTCCCGCGGGCGGCTATCGTTTGGCCAAGCCCGTCGCGGCCATCACCTTTCTCGACATCGTCGAGGCGGTCGAAGGCCGTAGGGTCACCTTCGCCTGTACGGAGATCCGTATGAACAGCCCATGCCGCGTGGGCAAGCGCGGGACGGGAAAACCCTGCTCCATCGCGCAGGCCATGTACGATGCCGATGAAGCCTGGCGATCGCATCTGCGTAGCCTGACCGTGGAATCGATGCTGGCGGGGGCGCAGCTGCCCAAGGAACAGGTCGACGCGACCAAGCGGTGGGTGGAGCAAAGGCTTAAGTAG
- a CDS encoding carboxymuconolactone decarboxylase family protein, whose protein sequence is MQPRLDYFATSPRLGKMLSELSQAVKQASIPLNLIHLADLRASQINGCAFCVDMHVKEAKIRGERELRLYHVAVWRESPLFSPKERAVFEWTEAVTLLGAEGVPDAVYESVRAQLSEQEISDLTFALAVINSWNRLAVSFRKTPGSDAAAYGLGKAGLA, encoded by the coding sequence ATGCAACCCAGACTCGACTATTTCGCCACCTCGCCTCGTCTCGGCAAGATGCTCTCGGAATTGAGCCAGGCCGTGAAACAGGCCTCGATCCCGCTAAACCTCATCCATCTCGCCGACCTCCGCGCCTCGCAGATCAACGGCTGCGCCTTCTGCGTGGATATGCACGTGAAGGAAGCCAAGATCCGCGGCGAGCGGGAATTGCGTCTGTACCACGTGGCGGTCTGGCGGGAATCCCCGCTCTTCAGCCCCAAGGAGCGTGCCGTATTCGAGTGGACCGAAGCCGTGACCCTCCTGGGCGCGGAAGGCGTCCCCGATGCGGTTTACGAAAGCGTGCGCGCCCAGCTTTCCGAACAGGAGATTTCCGATCTCACCTTCGCCCTCGCGGTCATCAATAGCTGGAACCGGCTCGCGGTTAGCTTCCGGAAGACGCCGGGTTCCGACGCCGCCGCCTACGGGTTGGGCAAAGCCGGCCTCGCCTGA
- a CDS encoding MerR family DNA-binding protein — MVKGAFIMLIGELSKRTGLSRDTIRFYEKEDLIRPEKSVRQGFFSNNYKNYPESVVSTLLVIQRAKALGFTLSEIRDMLALQVDGKLSQGKWVAEAKAKLVVIDRKIEELQELKTLLADVLARCIDRCFDEGCGILDEAVARKKTEAVAGIGASVGPRPANGNANASPCRGCE, encoded by the coding sequence ATGGTCAAGGGGGCTTTTATCATGCTGATCGGCGAGCTTTCCAAAAGAACCGGCCTATCCAGGGACACCATCCGCTTTTACGAGAAGGAAGACCTGATCCGTCCGGAAAAATCCGTCCGCCAGGGATTCTTTTCCAACAACTACAAGAATTACCCCGAGAGCGTGGTTTCGACCCTGCTTGTCATCCAAAGGGCGAAAGCATTGGGATTCACCCTCTCGGAAATCCGGGACATGCTGGCATTGCAGGTCGATGGAAAGCTCAGCCAGGGGAAATGGGTCGCGGAGGCCAAAGCCAAGCTCGTGGTCATCGACCGTAAGATCGAGGAGCTCCAGGAATTGAAAACGCTTCTGGCGGATGTCCTCGCGCGCTGCATCGACAGATGCTTTGACGAGGGATGCGGTATCTTGGATGAGGCGGTCGCGCGAAAGAAAACCGAAGCCGTCGCAGGCATCGGCGCGTCGGTCGGTCCACGACCCGCAAATGGTAACGCCAACGCCAGCCCCTGCCGCGGCTGCGAATAG
- a CDS encoding cytochrome c yields MLKRGKRWFILAAAASLIPLACNKKEAPAGGGSQDAPAALSKGVGPIQSVSVGAVDEALVAKGQQIFTTTCAACHKLDQRLVGPALGGVTKRRSPEWIMNMVLNSAVMTQQDADAKALFEEYKVQMLLPSPLKEEDARAVLEFLRKGDGT; encoded by the coding sequence ATGCTAAAGAGGGGGAAGCGTTGGTTTATCCTGGCGGCGGCGGCGAGCTTGATTCCGTTGGCCTGCAACAAAAAAGAGGCCCCCGCCGGCGGAGGCTCCCAAGACGCGCCCGCGGCCCTCTCCAAAGGGGTCGGGCCCATCCAGTCGGTTTCCGTAGGCGCGGTGGACGAAGCCCTGGTCGCAAAGGGCCAGCAGATCTTCACGACTACTTGCGCGGCCTGCCATAAGCTCGATCAACGTTTGGTGGGGCCGGCCCTGGGGGGCGTGACCAAGCGCCGTTCGCCGGAATGGATCATGAACATGGTGCTCAACTCCGCCGTCATGACCCAGCAGGACGCGGATGCCAAGGCCCTGTTCGAAGAGTACAAGGTGCAGATGTTGTTACCGAGCCCGCTCAAGGAAGAAGACGCGCGGGCGGTGCTGGAGTTCCTCCGCAAGGGCGACGGGACTTGA
- a CDS encoding HAMP domain-containing histidine kinase, which yields MRDRLRRMLGRKFPSIRLKFTLSMSAAILLCGVLAFLAACPFLRHASAAGDAQQRLVEFQCIIAGLILVLIGATIAVSLVFSKFISNPIHMATQGKILETERLASMGTLATGLAHEINNPIAGIQMCLRRIRKGRNLDPRQEEYLLLISEATDHIKCVVQDLLAYAQEKDQEKTETDLRSVLADAAKLVQPRLNRNQILLHLRVPSFPCEIPGVKSRLVQVIVNGIINSIDAIGDDGNIWVSLRKHATGFCIAVEDDGPGIAPDIAAKAFEPFFTTKGKKGTGLGLYVSFGIILAHHGRIEFRARKAGRGALLAVEFPDRQRAGGALAHSHSRG from the coding sequence ATGCGCGATAGGCTGCGGCGGATGCTAGGGCGGAAATTCCCCTCCATCCGCCTCAAGTTCACGTTATCCATGTCGGCAGCCATCCTGCTCTGCGGGGTCCTGGCGTTCCTGGCCGCGTGCCCCTTTCTGAGGCATGCTTCCGCCGCCGGCGACGCGCAGCAACGGTTGGTCGAGTTCCAATGCATCATCGCGGGCCTGATCCTGGTTTTGATCGGGGCGACGATCGCCGTTTCCCTGGTCTTCTCGAAATTCATCTCGAACCCCATCCACATGGCCACCCAAGGCAAAATCCTGGAGACGGAAAGGTTGGCCAGCATGGGGACCTTGGCTACGGGCCTGGCGCACGAAATCAACAACCCCATCGCGGGCATCCAGATGTGCCTGCGGCGGATCCGGAAAGGGCGCAATCTCGATCCCCGGCAGGAGGAATACCTGCTGCTGATTTCCGAAGCTACCGATCATATCAAGTGCGTGGTGCAGGATCTCCTCGCCTACGCGCAGGAGAAGGATCAGGAAAAGACGGAGACCGACCTGCGTTCCGTGCTCGCCGATGCCGCCAAGCTGGTGCAGCCCCGGCTGAACCGCAACCAAATCCTTTTGCATTTGAGGGTGCCCTCCTTCCCCTGCGAAATCCCGGGAGTCAAATCGCGCTTGGTGCAGGTGATCGTGAACGGGATCATCAACTCCATCGACGCCATCGGCGACGACGGGAACATCTGGGTGAGCCTTCGGAAACACGCGACGGGATTTTGCATCGCGGTGGAGGACGACGGCCCCGGCATCGCGCCGGACATCGCCGCCAAAGCCTTCGAACCCTTCTTTACGACCAAGGGGAAGAAAGGCACGGGCCTGGGATTGTACGTCTCCTTCGGGATCATCCTCGCCCATCACGGGCGCATCGAGTTCCGGGCCCGTAAAGCGGGCCGGGGCGCCCTCCTCGCCGTCGAATTTCCCGACCGCCAGAGAGCCGGAGGGGCGCTTGCGCATTCTCATAGCCGAGGATGA
- a CDS encoding sigma-54-dependent Fis family transcriptional regulator, giving the protein MRILIAEDEKSLRLALEDELREAGFKVEVASSGEEAIAKLAAAEYDLVVCDLIMDGIGGKEVLDHVKARHPGTAFVLMTAHATIQSAIEILKRGAMDYLRKPFEIEELLKIISQVKETIRVRGKAAGSAEAWPGSRSFGNMFGRSRAIRETFQLASVVAGTDAAVMIIGETGTGKNMLAEAIHYESNRRNHAYITVSCAALSRELLESELFGHEKGAFTGSARQRKGRFELAHKGTLFLNEVDDIPMETQGRLLNFIQTGKFERVGGEDTLHTDVRIIAATKKDLLKQVERGLFRQDLYYRLNVLQIRLPPLRERPEDVPMLVEFFLRKYSLDRKLSVSPEIMDILKGYPWEGNVRELEQVVERLVLLNRDGAIDRSALPAAILESAEHAPGFGWGRSSLPDYMDRMEESLLKDALCKCGGNKRDTAALLKIPLPTLKSKLAKFHLGKSEEGDNGEVL; this is encoded by the coding sequence TTGCGCATTCTCATAGCCGAGGATGAGAAAAGCCTCCGCCTGGCGCTGGAGGACGAGCTGCGCGAAGCCGGCTTCAAGGTCGAGGTGGCGTCCAGCGGCGAGGAAGCGATCGCCAAGCTCGCGGCCGCGGAATACGATCTGGTGGTCTGCGATCTGATCATGGACGGGATCGGGGGTAAGGAGGTCTTGGACCACGTGAAGGCCCGCCATCCCGGCACGGCCTTCGTGCTGATGACGGCGCATGCGACCATCCAATCGGCCATCGAGATCCTGAAGCGGGGCGCGATGGATTATCTGCGCAAGCCCTTCGAGATCGAGGAACTCCTGAAAATCATCAGCCAGGTGAAGGAGACCATCCGGGTGAGGGGCAAAGCGGCCGGGAGCGCGGAGGCATGGCCGGGCTCGCGCAGCTTCGGCAACATGTTCGGCCGCTCGCGGGCCATCCGCGAAACCTTCCAGCTCGCATCCGTCGTGGCCGGCACCGACGCCGCCGTGATGATCATCGGGGAGACCGGCACGGGCAAGAACATGCTGGCGGAAGCGATCCACTACGAGAGCAACCGTCGCAACCATGCTTACATCACCGTGAGTTGCGCCGCCCTGTCGCGGGAATTGCTGGAATCGGAATTGTTCGGGCACGAGAAAGGGGCCTTCACGGGATCGGCGCGGCAAAGGAAGGGCCGTTTCGAATTGGCCCATAAAGGCACGCTATTCCTCAACGAGGTGGACGACATCCCCATGGAAACGCAAGGGAGATTGTTGAACTTCATCCAGACCGGGAAATTCGAACGCGTCGGCGGGGAAGACACCTTGCATACCGACGTGCGCATCATCGCCGCCACCAAAAAGGATCTCCTTAAGCAGGTGGAACGGGGGCTGTTCCGGCAGGATCTCTACTATCGCCTGAACGTGTTGCAGATCCGCCTGCCGCCCCTGCGCGAGCGCCCCGAAGACGTCCCCATGCTGGTCGAGTTCTTCCTGCGCAAGTATTCCCTGGACCGCAAACTGAGCGTGTCCCCGGAAATCATGGACATCCTAAAAGGCTACCCCTGGGAAGGCAACGTTCGCGAGCTCGAGCAAGTGGTGGAGCGGCTGGTCCTTCTCAACCGGGACGGGGCCATCGATCGCTCCGCCCTGCCCGCGGCCATCCTCGAATCGGCCGAGCATGCGCCGGGCTTCGGCTGGGGGCGCAGTTCCTTGCCCGACTATATGGACCGGATGGAAGAGTCGCTGCTGAAGGACGCGCTATGCAAGTGCGGGGGTAACAAACGCGATACGGCGGCCTTGCTGAAGATCCCCCTCCCCACCCTGAAAAGCAAGCTGGCCAAGTTCCACCTGGGCAAATCGGAGGAAGGGGATAACGGCGAAGTCCTTTGA